The Microlunatus soli genome contains the following window.
ACGCGACCTTGACGATCAAGGACGTGACCGCACCGACCGACGGCCGCTATCTGGTCAAGATCGACTATGTCGACGGCGACGTCAGTCGAGAGGCACAGTTCACCGTCGACGGCGCCGACACCGGCACCTGGATCACCTTCCCCGGGACCGGGGACAACGACTGGGATCACCCGCAGTCGATCATGGTCCCGATCACCCTGAAGGGGGCAGCAACGACATCGTGATCGCCACCAAGGGCGGCTACTCCCCCGACATCGACAAGATCACCGTCTGACCCACCGGCACCCCTCGAGAGCGGGGCTCAGGGGGTGCGCGGGAGGCTTTCAGGACGGCAGCACCTGCCGAGTGAGGGCGACCACCGCGGCCCCGCGCGCCCATTCGGAGAACGGGATCTCCCGGTGGATGATCTCGACCTGCGCGGCCTGCCCGAACGCGTGCCTGCGGATCACCTCGTCGACCAGGTCTCCGAAGGCGGAGTCCAGATCGAACCCTTCGCTGGAGATCACCAGCCGCTGCGGCCCGATCAGATTGACCACGTTGGCGATGCCGATCCCGAGCTCGCCGCCGACGGCTTCCAACAGCCGGCCGGCGGCGGTGTCGCCTGCCGCGGCTGCCGTGATCAACTCTGCAAAACTCTGCGGCTCCGTCGACACAGCACCCTCGGCGCGGAGCATCACCGCTTGCCGGGAGATCATTCGCTCGATCTGTCCGAGCTGCGGTCGCCCCGCGGTCGCATCGGCGTCCGGCAGCCCTGCCGCGTTGATGATCATGTGACCGAGCTCGCCCGCCACCCCGAACGCACCGCGCAACACCTGACCGCCGATCACCAAGCCGCAGCCGATTCCCTCCCCGATCGTGACGACGGCGAAATTGTCGATCCCGAAGGCGTCTCCGAAGGCCTGCTCGGCGGCGGTCAGGGCCCGGATGTCGTTGTCGATGATCACCGGCGGACCGATCATCGACGCCAGCCGTTCGGCGAACGGGACATCGCGCCAGCCGAGCAACGGTGACAGCACCACAACACCGCGCTCGGTGTCGACGTCCCCGGAGATCGCGACGCCGACCCGATCCAGTCGATGCCGACCGGACAGGTCGGCGACGACGGCGGCGACCTCGTTGATCACCGGGTCGACATCGAGCGTCCCGACCGGCTCGGGCAATGGGTGCCGGACCTGCTCGATGATCACCCCGGACAGGTTGGTGACGACGGCGATCACCTCGTCCGCGGTCAGCTTGATCCCGAGCACCGTGACCCGCGAGCCGACGATCCGGACCTGCTGGGTGGGCCGACCGGCGCCGACCCCGCTGCCGCGCGGCAGGCTGGTTTCAGCGATCAGACCGGCCTCGAGCATCGGACGCAGCGCCTTGGTCACCGCGGCGGCGGAGAGTCCGGTGTGTTCGGCGATCTCGCGGCGGGTGGTGATCTGTCTGCTGAGCAGGAACATCAGCACCTCGGCGGCCGAGCGACTGCGGTAGGGAGCGGCACCCGGTGGCTGCTCTCCGCGCGTCATGCGACCAGTCTCCCATCAGGGCGCCGATGCGGCCTGATGGAAGCGTCGGATCAGACCAGTCATACCAGTGGTCATGCCAGTGCGGCCGTGAGCTGCCTCATATTTCGGACCGTCGTCCAGCCTGGGAAATCGCTTGCTGACAAGGGTGATCGGACTCACACAACCCAAGTTCCTGTTTTCGGATAATACCAGTAGTGCCCGTGGACTATCGTGCAGACCACATCACCTACTGGTCCTATCAATGGTCCTGACTTCTGGAGGTCTTCACGTGACTGCCACGGCCACCCGTACGGTCGGCACTACCCCGATCACCAACAGCAAGCTGCAGAGCTGGGTCGACGAGGTCGCAGCCCTGACCGAGCCGGACGCCGTCCGGTGGTGCGATGGCTCGGAAGCGGAATGGAACGAACTGGCAGACACCCTGGTCCGAGCCGGCACCCTGGTCCGCCTCAACGACCGTGCCAAGCCGAACTCGTTCTACGCCCGGACCGATCCCGAGGACGTGGCGCGCGTCGAGGACCGAACCTTCATCTGCTCGGCATCGCCGGACGACGCCGGGCCGACCAACAACTGGATGGACCCGGCCGAGATGAAGGCCACCATGACCGAACTCTTCCGCGGGTCGATGCACGGCCGGACGATGTACGTCGTGCCCTTCTGCATGGGGTCGCCGGACGCAGCACAGCCGATGTACGGGGTGGAGATCACCGACTCGGCCTACGTCGTGATGAGCATGAAGATCATGACCCGGATGGGCACGCCGATCCTGGACGCGATGATCGACAGCGGGGCGGATTTCGTGCCCTGCCTGCATTCGGTCGGCGCACCGCTGGAGCCGGGCGAGACCGACGTCCCGTGGCCGTGCAGCGACACCAAGTACATCAGCCACTTCCCCGAGGAACGGGCGATCTGGTCCTACGGATCCGGCTACGGCGGCAATTCGCTGCTGGGCAAGAAGTGCTACGCGCTGCGGATCGCCAGCGCCGTCGCCCGCGACGAGGGTTGGCTGGCCGAGCACATGTTGATCTTGAAACTGACCTCGCCGGAGGGCCGCATCTACCACGTCGCGGCGGCCTTCCCGAGCGCCTGCGGCAAGACCAACCTGGCGTTGATCAACCCGACCATCCCCGGCTGGAAGGCCGAGACGCTCGGTGATGACATCGCCTGGATGCGTTTCGGGGCCGACGGGCGGCTCTGGGCGGTAAACCCCGAGTACGGATTCTTCGGGGTGGCACCCGGCACCGGTTGGGACACCAACCCGAATGCGATGCGGGCGATGGAGAAGGGCAACTCGCTGTTCACCAACGTCGCACTGACCGATCACGGCGACGTCTGGTGGGAGGGCGCCACCACCACCAAGCCGGGCCACCTGACCGACTGGAAGGGCCGCAGCTGGACACCGGGGAAGGGCCCCGACGGCGTCGATCCTCAACCAGGGCAGAGGATCGAGCCGGCGGCGCATCCCAACAGCCGGTTCTGCACGCCGATCAAGCAGACCCCCACCCTGGCGCCGGAATACAACTCGCCGAACGGCGTCCCGATCGATGCGATCCTCTTCGGCGGGCGTCGCAAGGACACCGTCCCGCTGGTCACCCAGTCCCGGGACTGGGCGCACGGCGTCTTCTTCGGTGCGACGTTGTCCAGTGAGACGACGGCGGCCGCAACCGGCAAGGTGGGTGTGGTGCGCCGGGATCCGATGGCGATGCTGCCGTTCATCGGCTACCACGTCGGGGACTACCTGGAGCACTGGCTGCAGGTCGGTCGTGATCATGATCAGGCCAAACTGCCGCGGATCTTCTACGTCAACTGGTTCCGTCGTGCCGATGACGGCGGCTTCCTGTGGCCCGGATTCGGTGAGAACAGCCGGGTGCTGAAGTGGATCGCCGAACGGATCGACGGCCGGGCCGACGCGGACGAGACGCCGATCGGATCGGTGCCGGCCGCCGGCTCGCTGGACGTCTCCGGCTTGTCGGTCGGCCCCGAGGACCTGGCCGCGGCCAGCGCCGTCGACCCCGAGGAGTGGCGGGCCGAGCTGCCGTTGATCGAGGAGTGGTTCGACCGGATCGGCGACAAGCTGCCGGCCGACCTCCGTACCGAACTCGACAACCTCCGCAACCGCCTCGGCTGAAGGCCACCGCAGCAAGATCGGGGAACCTGCTGCCGGGAACTCCCGGTGGCAGGTTCCCCGATCCTCCGCACGGTCCGGAGGTTGTCCACAGATTCACGTTGCAGGGACGGTTCGAGGGACAGGGTGCATCAGATTTGACGGATGAAGTCTCGGATCGATCCGGCGCCGGAGCTCCTCACCCTTGCCCGGATGCAGGAAGGCGTTCTGACCGCCGAACAGGCAGCAGCGTTCGGGCTCGGGCGCCATTCGATCGCGCGTTTGGTCGGACAGGGCCGATGGAACGTGCTCGATTCCGGGTTGTACGCCATCGACGGCGCACAGAACGACTGGGGAGCAAAGGCGTGGGGAGGCGTCCTGCTCGGCGGGGACGCCGCTCGGATCGGTGGCACCAGCGCGGCATACCTGCACGGGCTTCTCGTCGATCCACCGACGGAGATCACCGTCCTGATTCCGCACAATGCGCGTCGACGCAACCGCCCACCCTGGCGCTTCCAGCGCGAACGACCGGGTGCACACGACCACCGGTCGATCGGTGGGCCGCCACGGCTCACGATCGAGGACACCGTCCTCGACCTCTGTGATCCGAAGCTGACACCGAGCTTCCGGTCGCCGACCGATTGGGTGATGACGGCGATCCAGCAGCGGAAGACAACGCCTCGCCGGCTGCAGTCAGCCCTTGACCGGCGCTCGCGGAGCATCAACAGGCGGTTGATCCAGGACATGATCACCGATGTCGTTGTCGGCGCCCAGTCGGCGCTCGAGGTGCGTTACCTCCATGACGTCGAGCGGGCCCACGGGCTACCGCACGGACGCCGCCAGAGCGGGCGGACGACCGGCCCCGCCGAGCGTACCGGCCGCGCCTACCGGGACGTGTTGTACGAGGAGTACGCGGTCGTCGTCGAACTCGACGGCCGTCCCGGGCACGATGACGAGGGAAGATTCCGCGACCTGCGTCGAGACAATGTTTCTGCGGTCCGTGGGGAGCTCACGCTTCGCTACGGCTGGGAGGACGTGGTTGACGACACCTGCCTGACCGCATTCCAGGTCGGCGGCGTTCTGCTCCGTCGCGGCTGGCCCGGCCCGCTTCAGCAATGCCCCAACTGCGCCGAGGTTCCGTGGTTTGGGGAAACTGCTGCCGGATAGTCCCGGCAGCAGTTTCCCCAATGAGCCGATTCGAACCGGCTCCTGGGCGGAGGCGGCGGGATTTGAACCCGCGATGGGGTTTGAGCCCCAAACCCGCTTAGCAGGCGGGCGCCATAGACCGGACTAGGCGACGCCTCCCCAACACAACGTCCCACGCCGACGACGCGGAACGCCCGGCAAGACTACCGATTGGGATGCCTCCGGAGCAAAAGCGATCCCCGGACGACCTCTCCACACCGCTCACGGAGCCCATCCGGAGGGAGGCTCGCGGCGCCGATCTGGGACGCTCCACGGGGCCACTTCAGCGGACTCATCTCGCGTTCTCAGGCTTGACCCGTACAGTTGGTCGCGGTCTGTCGTCAGAGCCGGGCGTCGGTGGTCATCACCGGATCATGGCGACACCGGCCGACACATGCCGCCGAGAGCGAGGAGTCGCTTGTGCCCGACGACCAGTGGAGCTGGGATCTTCCTCAGCGCGCCCAGTCGTCGTACGACCCGGCCGAACCCGTCGCCGAAGGGTCGGCGCGTCCTCGCCGCGCAGCGCATATCGACGCCGGCGACGACTTCTCCCGTACGGTGCTGCTGACGATCGCCGGCGCTCTCGTCCCCGGGCTCGGCCTGATCGCGGCCGGCCGTCGCCGCGTCGGCACGGCAGTGCTGTCGGTGTTCGTCCTGTTGGTCGTCGGGCTCGCCGTCGGGGCGATCGCCGACCGGCATTCGCTGCTGGCCGCGGCGGTCAATCCTCGGTTCCTCACGTTGCTGGCCATCGGTCTGGTGGTACTGGCGCTGTGTTGGGTCGCGGTCGTGGTCGGCACCCATCTGAGCCTGGGCGGTGGCCCGTTGCGGCGCCCGCAGCGGGCCGGCGCCAGCCTGCTGGTCGCGCTGCTGTCGTTTGCGGTCGCCGCACCGATGGCCGTTGCAGCCCGCTACAGCGTCGACCAGGCCGGACTGGTCAGCACCGTGTTCCACGGCCAGGGCAACTCCAACAGCGCGACCCGACCGACGGCGCAGCCCACCAATCACCGCGACCCGTGGAAGAACACCGACCGGGTCAACATCCTGCTGCTCGGCGGCGACGCCGGCGCCGACCGCACCGGCACCCGGACCGACACCGTGATGGTGGCCAGCATCGATCCGCAGACCGGCGACACCACCTTGATCAGCCTGCCGCGGAACACCGGAAAGATGCCGTTCCCGGAGGACTCGGCGCTGCATCAGTACTACCCCGAGGGCTTCACCGACGGCGACGGCAACAACGCCGAATACTTCCTGAACGCGATGTACGACAACGTGCCGAACAACGTCCCGCACGACGTGCTCGGCAAGACCGACAACCTCGGCGCCGACGCCCTCAAACTGTCGGTCGGTGAAGCCACCGGGCTCAAGATCGACTACTACGTCTTGATCAACCTGAACGGGTTCAGGCAGCTGGTCGACGCGCTCGGCGGGATCACTGTCAACATCAACACCTACGTGGCGATCGGCGGCAGCACCGACGAGCACATTCCACCGAAGAGCTACCTCAAGCCCGGCCCGGACCAACATCTGGACGGCGCCAAGGCGCTCTGGTTCGCCCGCGGCCGCTATGGGGCGGACGACTTCCAGCGGATGGACCGGCAGCGCTGCGTGGTGAACGCGATCATCGACCAGGCCAACCCCGGTAACGTGCTGACCAGGTACGAGGCGATCGCCCGGGCCGGCAAGCAGATCGTCAAGACCGACGTCCCACAGGAGGCCCTGCCGGCATTCGTCGACCTGAGCATGCGGGCCAAGAGCGGCAACGTCCGCAGCCTGGTCTTCAAGCACGGCCAGAACGGATTCTCCAGTCCCGATCCGGACTTCGATCTGATGCGTCAACGCGTGGCCAAGGCGCTGCACGAGACCCACGACGAACCGAAGAAGTCCGACAGCCCGTCCGACAAGGGCTCGGGTGGCAACGGATCGGGCGGCAACGGATCGGGCAGCAACGGATCGGGGGACAACAGCTCGGCCAGTAGCGAGCCGAGCAGCGGCGGCGAGTCGGAATCCCCCTCGGCCTCGCAGAGCAGCAGCGACACCGAGCCCAGCAGCAACCCCGGCGACACCGGATCGGCCTCGGCAGGCGCCAGCTCGAGTGCACAGTCCGGCAGTGAGTCGACCAAGGACGCCTGCGCCTGGCAGCCGGACGTGGCGGCGTCCGCCCAGCCACCTCGCTGACCGCCGCTCGGGCGTCCCTCCAGGCCGCCGCCGGTGCGGACCTCGATCAGTCCAGCAGCCGATTCTGGTGAGCCCAGACGACGGCTTGGACCCGGTCGCGGAATCCGAGCTTCAGCAGGATCCGACCGACGTGGGTCTTGATCGTCGACTCCGAGATCTGCAGCTCGTCGGCGATCTCCTGGTTCGACAGGCCCCGCGCGACGGCCAGCAGCACGTCTCGCTCCCGGCCCGTGAGTTGCTCCAGCTCGCCGAGATCCTCCAGCTGCCGGACACGCTCGGCACGGACCGCCTCCGCCGCGCCGGGGAACTGACTACCGAACAGATCGAGCATCCGGCGGGTGATCCGCGGCGACACGCACGCCTCACCGCTGGCAACGGCGCGGATCCCGTTGATGATCTCGATCTTGGTGGAGTCCTTGAGCAGGAAGCCGCTGGCACCGGCGTGCAGGCCACCGAAGGCGTACTCGTCGAGATCGAAGGTGGTCAAGATGATCACCCTGCTGTCGGGCAGCTCGGCGATCAGCTGCCGGGTCGTCTCGATCCCGTCCTGGCGGGGCATCCGGACGTCCATCAAGATCACGTCGGGACGCAGTCGACGTGCCTGCTCGATGGCGGCGCGCCCATCGGCGGCCTCACCGGCGACGCGCAGACCGGGTTCGGCGCCGACGACCATGGCCAGCCCCAACCGGACCAGATCCTGATCATCGACGATCAGGACCGAGATCGGTGCCGGATCGGCCTCGGCCTCCGGGTCGGTCATCCGTCCTGGGCGGCGTCGGGCAAGGTCATCACCACGATCCAACCGCCGCCCGGGATGGGTTCGCTGCGTACCGCGCCGCCGTAGAGTGCCGCCCGCTCCCGCAACCCGATCAGCCCGCGACCGGAGCCGACGATCTCCATCGGCGGTGCCGCGCTGTCGTTCGTCACGGTCACGGTCACGCCGGAAGTGTAGTCGATCTCGACGTTGACCTCGGTCGGAGCGACGGCGTACCGCAACGCATTGGTGAGGGTCTCCTGCACCGCCCGATACACCGCGAGTTGGACGCCGGCCGAGACCTTCGGCTCACCCGTCGTGACGTAGCGGATCGGCAGTCCGGTCTGCCGGAACACTCCGATCAGGGTGCCCAGATCACCGAGCTCGGGCGACGGGTCCAAGGCCGCTCCATGATCGGAACCATCGCTGAGTACGCCCAGCACACGACGCATCTCGGTGAGCGATTTGCGCCCGGTGCGCCCGATCTCGGTCAGTACGGTCCGTGCCTGTCGGACGTCGGATTCGAGAACCGAATCCGCACCGTCGGCGAGGCGCACCATCACCGACAGCGAGTGCGCGACGATGTCGTGGATCTCCCGCGCGATGCGTGATCGCTCGGCGGCGACAGCCAGCTCGCTGCGCTGTTCCTGATCACGGGCCAACTGCTCGGCATGATCAACCAGAGCAGCGATGTAGCGTTTGCGGCCACCGACGTTCATGCCGATCACGACGGCAGCCAGCAGAAAGGCGAAGGTGGTGAACAGCACCTGCTGACGCCGCCCGAACAGCGTCAACCAGGTGCTGCCCTCGGCCAGCACGGGCCAGCTTTCCACCAGCGACGTGACCACTGCGACCAGCTCGGTCGCCCCGAACGCGGCAGCCAGCCCGATCCAGCCGGCCCGGTTGGAGCGATAGACCGACAGCGCGTAGAGCGAGGCGGTCAGCATCATCGACAACGCACCGATCGGTGCAGCCAGCAGCGGTGCCGAACAGAGCAGCACGATGACGAACGACGGCACCGGGAACCGCCGCCGGAACCACAGCGCGACGCCGGCGACCGCCGCGGCGACGACCACGACCGGGAACGACCACACCGGCGGCCGATCCACCGACGTCGGCAGACCGAAGACGCTGAGTTCGCCGGCGAAGCAGATCGCCACCACCAACCCGTCGACGATCCGCGGGTGCGCGGCGGCGAACCTGCGGATCCAGCCCGGCGGCCGCGGCAGTGGCCCGGCAGGCCGGACCGGTGACGCCGGTTCGGCGTTCATGGCCGACTCTCCTCCGATCCATCGGCGATGATGCCGAGTCCGGTTTCGTTCTCGTCCGCCGACGTCGCCTCCGGCTGGTCGTCGGGGCGCGGCTGGTCGCCATCGGCGACGGAACGACGGCGGTTGCCGATCCTGGTGGTCAAACTGTAGAGGACCGGCACCAGGATGAGGGTCAACAGGGTTGACGACACCAGGCCGCCGATCACGACGACCGCCAGCGGGCCGGAGATGAACGCCCCACCGCCGGTGAACCCGAGCCCCATCGGCAGCAGCGCGAAGATCGTCGCAGCGGCGGTCATGATGATCGGCCGGATCCGCAGACGGGCACCGTCGACGATCGCCTGCTCCGGTGCGGCACCCCGGGACCGGATCGTGTTGATCAGATCGATCAGCACGATCGCGTTCGTCACCACGATGCCGATCAACATCAGCAGTCCGATCATCGCCGGCACCCCGAGCGGTGTATCGGTGATCAACAGGCTGATCAGTGCGCCGGTCGCTGCGAACGGAATCGAGACCAACAAGATCAACGGCTGTAGCAGGCTGCGGAAGGTCGCGACCATGATGATGAAGATCAACATCACCGCCAGCCCCATCGCCAGCGCAAGCTGTCCGAACGCCTCCTGCTGATCGGCGGACGCACCGCCCTGCTCCACCGACACTCCGGCCGGCAGCTCCAGGCCGTCGACGGTGGTCTGCAGTGCTTGACTGACGGCGCCCAGGTCGGAGCCGGTCGGCGTAGCGGTGATCGTGATCGCGCGTTTGCCGTCGATCTGGCTGACCGCGGTCGGTGCGTCAACGGTCTTCACCGTCGCGACGTCGCCGACTGTGAGGGGATCGGCCCGAAGGTCGGTCAGCTGTTCCTGCTTCTTCGCCAGTTTCTTCTGTTCCTTGCCGAGCGCTTCCTGCTGGTCGGCAAGGTCTTCTTGATCCTGCTTCAACTGATCCGCATCGTCCTGTTGCGCCGCGGCCTCGTCCTGCTGGTCG
Protein-coding sequences here:
- a CDS encoding LCP family protein yields the protein MPDDQWSWDLPQRAQSSYDPAEPVAEGSARPRRAAHIDAGDDFSRTVLLTIAGALVPGLGLIAAGRRRVGTAVLSVFVLLVVGLAVGAIADRHSLLAAAVNPRFLTLLAIGLVVLALCWVAVVVGTHLSLGGGPLRRPQRAGASLLVALLSFAVAAPMAVAARYSVDQAGLVSTVFHGQGNSNSATRPTAQPTNHRDPWKNTDRVNILLLGGDAGADRTGTRTDTVMVASIDPQTGDTTLISLPRNTGKMPFPEDSALHQYYPEGFTDGDGNNAEYFLNAMYDNVPNNVPHDVLGKTDNLGADALKLSVGEATGLKIDYYVLINLNGFRQLVDALGGITVNINTYVAIGGSTDEHIPPKSYLKPGPDQHLDGAKALWFARGRYGADDFQRMDRQRCVVNAIIDQANPGNVLTRYEAIARAGKQIVKTDVPQEALPAFVDLSMRAKSGNVRSLVFKHGQNGFSSPDPDFDLMRQRVAKALHETHDEPKKSDSPSDKGSGGNGSGGNGSGSNGSGDNSSASSEPSSGGESESPSASQSSSDTEPSSNPGDTGSASAGASSSAQSGSESTKDACAWQPDVAASAQPPR
- a CDS encoding response regulator: MTDPEAEADPAPISVLIVDDQDLVRLGLAMVVGAEPGLRVAGEAADGRAAIEQARRLRPDVILMDVRMPRQDGIETTRQLIAELPDSRVIILTTFDLDEYAFGGLHAGASGFLLKDSTKIEIINGIRAVASGEACVSPRITRRMLDLFGSQFPGAAEAVRAERVRQLEDLGELEQLTGRERDVLLAVARGLSNQEIADELQISESTIKTHVGRILLKLGFRDRVQAVVWAHQNRLLD
- a CDS encoding sensor histidine kinase, with amino-acid sequence MNAEPASPVRPAGPLPRPPGWIRRFAAAHPRIVDGLVVAICFAGELSVFGLPTSVDRPPVWSFPVVVVAAAVAGVALWFRRRFPVPSFVIVLLCSAPLLAAPIGALSMMLTASLYALSVYRSNRAGWIGLAAAFGATELVAVVTSLVESWPVLAEGSTWLTLFGRRQQVLFTTFAFLLAAVVIGMNVGGRKRYIAALVDHAEQLARDQEQRSELAVAAERSRIAREIHDIVAHSLSVMVRLADGADSVLESDVRQARTVLTEIGRTGRKSLTEMRRVLGVLSDGSDHGAALDPSPELGDLGTLIGVFRQTGLPIRYVTTGEPKVSAGVQLAVYRAVQETLTNALRYAVAPTEVNVEIDYTSGVTVTVTNDSAAPPMEIVGSGRGLIGLRERAALYGGAVRSEPIPGGGWIVVMTLPDAAQDG
- a CDS encoding ROK family transcriptional regulator, which encodes MTRGEQPPGAAPYRSRSAAEVLMFLLSRQITTRREIAEHTGLSAAAVTKALRPMLEAGLIAETSLPRGSGVGAGRPTQQVRIVGSRVTVLGIKLTADEVIAVVTNLSGVIIEQVRHPLPEPVGTLDVDPVINEVAAVVADLSGRHRLDRVGVAISGDVDTERGVVVLSPLLGWRDVPFAERLASMIGPPVIIDNDIRALTAAEQAFGDAFGIDNFAVVTIGEGIGCGLVIGGQVLRGAFGVAGELGHMIINAAGLPDADATAGRPQLGQIERMISRQAVMLRAEGAVSTEPQSFAELITAAAAGDTAAGRLLEAVGGELGIGIANVVNLIGPQRLVISSEGFDLDSAFGDLVDEVIRRHAFGQAAQVEIIHREIPFSEWARGAAVVALTRQVLPS
- a CDS encoding type IV toxin-antitoxin system AbiEi family antitoxin domain-containing protein gives rise to the protein MKSRIDPAPELLTLARMQEGVLTAEQAAAFGLGRHSIARLVGQGRWNVLDSGLYAIDGAQNDWGAKAWGGVLLGGDAARIGGTSAAYLHGLLVDPPTEITVLIPHNARRRNRPPWRFQRERPGAHDHRSIGGPPRLTIEDTVLDLCDPKLTPSFRSPTDWVMTAIQQRKTTPRRLQSALDRRSRSINRRLIQDMITDVVVGAQSALEVRYLHDVERAHGLPHGRRQSGRTTGPAERTGRAYRDVLYEEYAVVVELDGRPGHDDEGRFRDLRRDNVSAVRGELTLRYGWEDVVDDTCLTAFQVGGVLLRRGWPGPLQQCPNCAEVPWFGETAAG
- a CDS encoding phosphoenolpyruvate carboxykinase (GTP), encoding MTATATRTVGTTPITNSKLQSWVDEVAALTEPDAVRWCDGSEAEWNELADTLVRAGTLVRLNDRAKPNSFYARTDPEDVARVEDRTFICSASPDDAGPTNNWMDPAEMKATMTELFRGSMHGRTMYVVPFCMGSPDAAQPMYGVEITDSAYVVMSMKIMTRMGTPILDAMIDSGADFVPCLHSVGAPLEPGETDVPWPCSDTKYISHFPEERAIWSYGSGYGGNSLLGKKCYALRIASAVARDEGWLAEHMLILKLTSPEGRIYHVAAAFPSACGKTNLALINPTIPGWKAETLGDDIAWMRFGADGRLWAVNPEYGFFGVAPGTGWDTNPNAMRAMEKGNSLFTNVALTDHGDVWWEGATTTKPGHLTDWKGRSWTPGKGPDGVDPQPGQRIEPAAHPNSRFCTPIKQTPTLAPEYNSPNGVPIDAILFGGRRKDTVPLVTQSRDWAHGVFFGATLSSETTAAATGKVGVVRRDPMAMLPFIGYHVGDYLEHWLQVGRDHDQAKLPRIFYVNWFRRADDGGFLWPGFGENSRVLKWIAERIDGRADADETPIGSVPAAGSLDVSGLSVGPEDLAAASAVDPEEWRAELPLIEEWFDRIGDKLPADLRTELDNLRNRLG